Below is a window of Undibacterium sp. YM2 DNA.
CAAATTAGCGGTCAAAGTTCATTCCAGTTCCAGATTCAAGCCACGGACTGTGTAGTCTGAATGAGCTTCAAATGATTCTCTATATGCATGACATGGGCCTGGGCAAATTCTGCCTTGCTCAAACTGCCATAAGCAAAATGCGGTTTGATGTCGCCCGCATGGTTTTCAAATTTCTGTAATGCCGCGATCAGCATATCGATGCCGGCATTGACATCGCCACTCTCGGCAATTGCTGGCGCACCTGGTATGGGTTCAGTCAGGTTATGCGTCATCGCACCGGCGACTGAAAAAGCATAAAAGGCTGCACTGCCTGCCGTTTTCTGAAAGGCTGCCGGTTTCATTTCCGGGTAACCCGTCATCGAATACTCTATGCTCTGCGCCAGGTGCACAAAGACTTTATAGGGCTGCCAGCCGGATGAGCTGGCCAACTTGTTCAATCTCAGACTCGCAAGTTTTGCCTGCATCTCTGGTATTGATGTAATGACTACTGTCGATTTGCGGTAAGTCACCGCGCCTGCTGCGGTCAGCAAAGAGACGCCCAGGCCTGTCAATACCAATCTGCGCTTTGTCATCTCTGCCAACTCCTCTCTACTCTGCTTGCTATCCGCTTCATATTCAAACTGGATTCAACTCAGCCAGTCTGGCTTGCGCTTTTCCAGGAAAGAACGCACGCCTTCACGCCCCTCTTCAGACGCGCGTATCTGCGCTATGCCTTCTACTGTTGCTGCTATCAGTGCTGGCGTCACTTCACGGCTGGCAACGTCCTGTACCAGACGCTTGGCCTGCTTTACTGCATTCGGGCTATTGCTGCTCAGCGCCTTGACGATCTCGGCCACCTTGCCATCCAGTGCATCTGCCGTTACCACTTCATGCACAAATCCTGTGCGATGCGCCTCTGCCGCTGTGAAACGCTCGGCAGTGATGAAATAACGGCGCGCCGCACTTTCACCCATGGCCTTGATGACATACGGCGAGATCGTCGCCGGTATCAGGCCCAGCTTGACTTCGCTGAGGCAAAAATTGGCTGTATCCACACTAACCGCAATATCACAGGCAGCTACCAGGCCCATGCCGCCGGCATAGCAATCACCTTGCACCTTGGCAACTACCGGCTTGCTGCAGCTATAGATAGTGCGCAGCATTTCCGCCAGTTGACCGGCATCCGCGAGGTTTTCCTCATGGGTGTAATCGGCCATCTTTTTCATCCAGTTCAGGTCTGCCCCAGCACAAAAAGCAGGACCATTCGCGGCCAGCACAATAGCACGAATGCTGTCATCCTTATCCAAATTGCGAAAAACCTCAGTAATTTCGGCTATGGTGGTTTCATTAAATGCATTGCGAACATCGGGGCGGTTCAATGTGACTGTTGAAACAAAAGACTCATTTTTCAGGACTAGATTACTCATATTTTTTCATCTGAATTACTTCAGTTAGATTCATTACTTATTCAACAATCTCAAGATAAGTAGTTCCAGGCTTATACACCTCAATCACAAGAATCTGACAAAGTGATACGTCAAACATTGGCACAGCCAACTGTCAAATTATCGCCAGCATGTCCTGCTACATATCCAACTATTTTCTGCCGGGATCCTTATTTTCTTTGCCGGTATAGACCACTACACCATTTACAGCATATAAATAGCAGCTCCGTTTGTAATAACTTTCACATGCTTGCAATATTCGCACATGGGGTTCATTTGAAGCTAAAGGATCTTTTGGATTCATACCAGATGTGAAATATCCGCCCCCCGCGTCGGTCACGGCGAAAGCCCTTGGGAAGTTTTGCTGTAGAAACTCTTCGTAGAACTTACGTGCGCCAAATTTATCTAATTTACTGATGTCGCTAATATCTGCATAAGACGTTGGTGCTGGAGCGGGCACAGTAAAAGTATAAGTATTTATCCCCTTTGGATTCTGGAACACGACGTTGCCATCTACAGCATAAAGCGCACAAGCTTGCTTGGATTTTCTTTCGCATTGAATCAGCACACGCACATGTGGTTCTGCCGAATCAGGATTTTTAGCATCAAAACCGGATGCCCAGAACCAATGCCCCTGTGGACCAATGGCAAAAGCGCGCGGAAATGCTTTGTTCAAGAATTCTTCATAACCTTTTCTTGCACCAAACGCATCTAACTTTTTTACGTCACTGATATCGGCATATGAGCTTGGTGCAGGAACGGGCGTTCTCTTCAAATAGACAGGATTATTGGAATCGGTAATTTTTTTCTCTTGATATACAACGATGTCATCCACGGCATACAAAGTGCAATGTCTCTTATGAAATGTTTCGCATTCTGTGACTACTCTTACATGTGGGTCAGCCGTATCTTTAGGCGTCCGGCCATAGGTATGAAACCATCCGCCTCCGTCGGCAATCGCAAATGCGCGTGGCAAAGCTTTTCCGAGAAACTCTTCATATCCTTTTCTGGCTCCAAATTGATCGAGTTTCGCAGCATCTGATATGTCAGCAAATCCTGAAGCCGGTGGTATAGGAGTTCTTGCGGCAGATTGTACTTTGGCTTCCGGCTTGAAATTAGCGCCGCCAGCCATTGAATCTTGTGTAGTTTTATTCTTAAATTTATCCAGTGCAGCAGCACTGCGGGCTGGCAATTCACTTAATAAATTTGCAGGTATAGCCAGATTCAGGTTTTGCCCTTTTAATATACCCGCAGAAGTGATGCCTATTAACTTGCCGTCCTCATCAAACAAGCCACCACCACTTGAGCCCGGTGAAATTGGTGCTGAAATTTGTATATACCAAAGATTTTGATTGTCGTCCTTGCGTAAAGCCGATATCAGCCCATCACTCAAAGTCCTATCCATACCAACAGGATTACCTATCGTATAAATATGCTGACCCACTGTGAGTTTATTACTGTCACCAAGGGCAACCGCAGGCGATTTCATATTTCGTGCTGTAATCTGGCACAAGTCACGTTCGACGTCGATATATTGTAATTTTGCGTCTAATGTAAGGTTTTCCTGCTTGATACTTATTTTTTTTGCTTTTGCGATGACATGACAATTCGTAATCAGGGTTTCTGGTTCGATAACAACCGCACTCCCTTGGGCGAATTCTACCCCAGCGCATCCTGACTAGTTACACGCCAAATACTAGCTGCGGTTTTAGCATAGAATTTATCTGGTGTAATCGACCAAGCTTGGTTAACAAAAAGGCTCAGCAAAAAAATGCCACCTGATAACCTTATAGCTGAAGGAAAATTGAACATATGCTTACTTACCAGGCAACAAATCTACGAAGTCGTCCATGCTTGGCTTGTTGTCTTTTACTACAGCAACAATCCTCTTTGCGGCACTCAAGGGTTCACAGGTTTGGTTTTTAACTTGTCGCCTCAACAAACTTTGTTCGACTTGGGGATTATTTGGATTGCTGATGTCATATACAACAACAGAGCAACCTTGTTCATCAAGTTTTCCGTATAACTGATAAGTATGTCCTGATATGGGTACAAATGTCTCCAGAATTTGACAGGTCTTGTTATTTCCCGCGCCAACAAAACGAGTGGTAACCAAAGCCCCTGTTTTTAACGAAGTCGTCAAATTACTATTTGACCCCTGCCCTACAGCAACAAGTTTTGGATTAGTGCAATTGACGGCATCATCAAAAATACTAATCGAGTAAGCATGACTCTGCAAAGCGTCCGTTTTAATCTGTAATTTGGCCGTTGTCGGCCCGCTTGGCGCAACGTAAGTGGATGTCGTGGTGACGCATGCAGATACTGATATAAATGCAAACAAAAGAGAGCAAGTGCGCAAAAATGCAGCATTTTTTTGCATTATCATGTAAATCATCCTTTAAATTCTTTAAAAACAGTCACTATATCTTGAAGAGTGGGCTATGTTCAATCCAGCTTATGGCAAATCCTGTCCGACATATTAAGTTTTTAGATTTGCCGCTCTTTCAATACTTGTTAGCTGTTTATTTCTTCAAAGGCGCGCACCTGGCACCATTCATAGTCCGGTTAATCAGTGGCACGGGAAGTACATTGTTCACGTCTGTCGCATCGACTATGCGAGTAGTGCAAGCTCTGCGGCCGGTTAGCGTATCCAGAACGTAGATATGATCAGCAATCGGAAAAAAACTGAAATTGACTTTACATGAGCTGATGCCCATCAATTCATCATATCCAAATGTTGTCAACTTGCCCGCTGCCAGCTTGGTCGCCGTAATATTCGTTTTTCCAGCGTCATCGATAATTGTTTTTGCACCAGAACAAGTCTCCGCATCATCATAAATATACAATTTGATGCCCGTGCCTTTTGCCGTTGTAATCCTGACTGCAAGTTCAGCTACAGCTCCACTTTCCGGTGCGACATAAGGTGTGGTGACACAGGCGCTAAGAGCCAAAGCAAGACCACCCACCAACAACGAGGGAATATATGTTTTTTTCATTAATATTGCCCTGACTTACATGCGGAACACACCAAACTTTACGTCCGGTATCGGTGCATTCAAGGCTGCCGACAAGCCCAGGCCCAACACCATGCGCGTATCTGCCGGATCAATCACACCGTCATCCCACAGGCGTGCAGATGCATAGTAAGGATGGCCCTGGTGTTCGTACTGGTCCTTGATAGGTTGCTTGAAAGCCGCTTCTTCTTCGGCTGACCAGCTACCGCCCTTGCCTTCTATGCCATCACGTTTTACGGTCGCCAATACACTGGCAGCCTGTTCACCACCCATGACGCTGATACGGGCATTTGGCCACATCCACATGAAGCGCGGTGAATAGGCGCGGCCACACATGCCGTAGTTGCCGGCACCAAAACTGCCACCGATGATGACGGTGAACTTGGGTACATTCGCCGTTGCCACTGCGGTCACCATCTTGGCACCATTGCGGGCGATGCCTTCGTTTTCATATTTGCGGCCTACCATGAAGCCGGTGATGTTTTGCAGGAATACAAGAGGTATCTTGCGCTGGCAGCACAGTTCTATGAAGTGCGCGCCCTTCAAGGCGGATTCAGAAAACAGGATGCCGTTGTTGGCAATAATGCCGACTGGCATGCCGTGAATATGCGCAAAGCCGCAGACCAGGGTAGTGCCATAGCGCGCCTTGAATTCG
It encodes the following:
- a CDS encoding enoyl-CoA hydratase/isomerase family protein, with translation MSNLVLKNESFVSTVTLNRPDVRNAFNETTIAEITEVFRNLDKDDSIRAIVLAANGPAFCAGADLNWMKKMADYTHEENLADAGQLAEMLRTIYSCSKPVVAKVQGDCYAGGMGLVAACDIAVSVDTANFCLSEVKLGLIPATISPYVIKAMGESAARRYFITAERFTAAEAHRTGFVHEVVTADALDGKVAEIVKALSSNSPNAVKQAKRLVQDVASREVTPALIAATVEGIAQIRASEEGREGVRSFLEKRKPDWLS
- a CDS encoding DUF1569 domain-containing protein yields the protein MTKRRLVLTGLGVSLLTAAGAVTYRKSTVVITSIPEMQAKLASLRLNKLASSSGWQPYKVFVHLAQSIEYSMTGYPEMKPAAFQKTAGSAAFYAFSVAGAMTHNLTEPIPGAPAIAESGDVNAGIDMLIAALQKFENHAGDIKPHFAYGSLSKAEFAQAHVMHIENHLKLIQTTQSVA